In Vicugna pacos chromosome 1, VicPac4, whole genome shotgun sequence, a single window of DNA contains:
- the SLC35A5 gene encoding UDP-sugar transporter protein SLC35A5 isoform X4 encodes MAVIFSNFSIITTALLFRIVLKRHLNWIQWASLLILFLSIVALTSGTGTSQHNLAGHGFHHDAFFSPSNSCLLFRSECPGKENCTAKEWTFSTAQWNTTARVFSHIRLGLGHILIIVQCFISSMANIYNEKILKEGNQLTESIFIQNSKLYFFGILFNGLTLGLQSSNRDQIKNCGFFYGHNAFSVALIFVTAFQGLSVAFILKFLDNMFHVLMAQVTTVIITTVSVLVFDFRPSLEFFLEAPSVLLAIFIYNASKPQGLEYAPRQERIRDLSGSLWERSSGDGEELERLTKPKSDIESDEDTF; translated from the exons GAGGCATCTAAACTGGATACAGTGGGCTTCCCTCCTGATTCTATTTTTGTCTATTGTGGCCCTCACTTCTGGAACTGGGACGTCACAGCATAACCTGGCAGGACATGGATTTCATCACGATGCCTTCTTCAGCCCATCTAATTCCTGCCTTCTTTTCAGAAGTGAGTGTCCCGGAAAAGAGAATTGCACAGCAAAGGAGTGGACTTTTTCTACAGCTCAGTGGAACACTACAGCCAGGGTTTTCAGTCACATCCGACTTGGCTTGGGCCATATTCTTATTATAGTCCAGTGTTTCATTTCTTCAATGGCCAATATCTATAATGAAAAGATATTGAAAGAGGGGAACCAGCTCACTGAAAGCATCTTCATACAGAACAGCaaactttatttctttggcaTTCTTTTTAACGGGCTGACCCTGGGCCTTCAGAGCAGTAACCGAGATCAGATTAAGAACTGTGGGTTTTTTTATGGACACAATGCATTTTCAGTAGCCCTTATTTTTGTAACTGCATTCCAAGGCCTCTCGGTGGCTTTTATTCTGAAGTTCCTGGATAATATGTTTCATGTCCTGATGGCCCAGGTCACCACAGTCATCATCACAACTGTGTCTGTCCTGGTCTTTGACTTCAGGCCCTCTCTGGAGTTTTTCTTAGAAGCCCCATCAGTTCTTCTCGCCATATTTATTTATAACGCCAGCAAGCCTCAAGGTCTGGAATATGCTCCCAGACAAGAAAGGATCCGAGATCTAAGCGGCAGTCTTTGGGAGCGCTCCAGTGGG GATGGAGAAGAACTGGAAAGACTTACCAAACCCAAGAGTGATATTGAATCAGATGAAGACACTTTCTAA